One Sphingomonas endolithica DNA segment encodes these proteins:
- a CDS encoding ABC transporter C-terminal domain-containing protein → MPKVKLTYKDQRDYETLPERIGEIEAAIARDEALLADNGLYARDFAAFERLTKAVAAARNEKEAAEMRWLELAEMAEG, encoded by the coding sequence GTGCCGAAAGTCAAGCTGACCTACAAGGATCAGCGCGATTACGAGACGTTGCCCGAGCGGATCGGGGAGATCGAGGCGGCCATTGCGCGCGACGAGGCGCTGCTGGCGGATAACGGCCTGTATGCGCGGGACTTTGCGGCGTTCGAACGCTTGACCAAGGCGGTCGCCGCCGCGCGCAACGAGAAGGAAGCGGCCGAAATGCGCTGGCTGGAGCTTGCTGAGATGGCCGAAGGCTAG
- a CDS encoding ATP-binding protein translates to MTDPLDRIAAALERLVPAPPSSADPVAHAAYVWRGDALTEARAFAALPLAQLHGIDAQKIALTANLGRLAEGHAAHDVLLWGARGTGKSALVKAAVADLQRLGANLALVEVATANLATLPQLFASIASVSRAFAVFIDDLGFDAAGDGRALRSMLEGGAEARPANVRLLVTSNRRHLIPRDIAEQESAINPRDAADDQLALADRFGLSLGFHVMDQDGYLAVVRGYAQAHGLPFDPADAIAWATRRGSRSGRVAWHYIVDLAGRNSKALG, encoded by the coding sequence ATGACCGATCCGCTCGACCGCATCGCCGCCGCCCTGGAACGCCTGGTTCCGGCCCCGCCATCCTCCGCCGATCCGGTTGCTCATGCCGCCTATGTGTGGCGCGGTGACGCGCTGACCGAGGCGCGTGCCTTTGCCGCACTGCCGCTCGCGCAACTGCACGGCATCGATGCCCAGAAGATCGCGCTCACCGCCAATCTCGGCCGGCTCGCGGAGGGTCATGCCGCGCACGACGTGCTGCTCTGGGGCGCGCGCGGTACGGGTAAGTCGGCGCTGGTGAAGGCGGCGGTGGCGGATCTTCAGCGGCTCGGCGCGAACCTTGCCCTGGTCGAGGTCGCCACCGCCAATCTCGCCACGCTGCCGCAGCTCTTCGCCAGCATTGCGTCCGTCTCTCGAGCGTTCGCGGTGTTCATCGATGATCTCGGCTTCGACGCGGCAGGTGATGGCCGCGCGCTACGCTCCATGCTGGAGGGCGGGGCGGAGGCTCGGCCAGCGAACGTACGCCTGCTGGTCACGTCCAACCGCCGCCACCTGATACCGCGCGACATCGCCGAGCAGGAAAGCGCGATCAACCCGCGCGATGCGGCAGACGACCAGCTTGCCCTGGCCGACCGCTTCGGGCTCAGCCTTGGCTTCCATGTCATGGACCAGGACGGCTATCTGGCCGTGGTCCGAGGCTATGCGCAGGCGCACGGCCTGCCATTCGACCCCGCCGATGCGATCGCCTGGGCAACGCGCCGCGGCAGCCGATCGGGCCGGGTGGCGTGGCATTACATCGTTGATCTCGCCGGGCGGAACAGCAAGGCCCTGGGCTGA